GACCTCAATAGTTTTTTTCAACAGTTATTTCGGAGAATGAGCCTTGCTGGATTGGTTCCTGCAGCGTTCAAACCGAATCTTGGCTACTATCAGTGCCTCGACCATCCACGTGATGAAGATTTCTCGGGAAGTTCTGCCCTTGCTGATGTACTGGATATGCTGGAGAGTTTCTTCCCGGGAATTCCTGTCATTCTTGACAGCAAGCGAGGCGATATTGCCAGAAGCAGCATGAACTACGCCAAGGAAGCTTTTGAAGCGTGGCAGAGTGATGCCGTAACCGTTGCTCCTTATATGGGAAGTGACTCGGTAGAGCCTTTCATCAGGTTTCCTGAAAAAGGGGCATATCTGCTCAATCGTACCAGCAATCCTGGTGGAAAAGACCTCCAAAACCTGTTGGTACAAAACAAGAAGGAGCATGAGCATCCTTTATACTTGGAAGTGGCCAGCCAGATTGCCGCGTATAACCAGAAGACAGGAAGTGTAGGAGCGGTGGTCGGCGCGACCAATCTCCAGGAGTTGGAGGACATTGCTACCTTCTATCATGACCAATCAGTTCCCCTGCTTATCCCTGGTGTAGGAAGCCAAGGAGGATCTGCAAGTGAGGTTATGGCAATTTTGAAGAAGGCTGGGTACCCAGTAGAGCTTGCCAGAATAAACAGCAGCAGTGCATTGACCCATCCATGGAAGAATAACCCGGCACCTGAAGACTGGCTTGATCTATGCATGAAGAACCTTCGCTCCCTGCTTGAGGAGACCTCTTTATGAAGGATGTGATGGAACTCCTATCAAAAAGACATCTCAATCCGGATGTTCCTGTCCTGTTGGGAACTGTAAGTGGTGTTGCTTCCACTAAACCTAGACTGATCACCTACTTTGACGAGAAGGTACAAGCCATCAGCATCATTACTACCAAGAGTTTCCAGGTGGAAGTTAATCCAGGGAATCGTGAGCCGGTGATCTGTGAGACCTCAGCCGGTAATTTTGGAAATTCTGTAGGGTTGCGCAATCCTGGGATGGAACAAGCCCTGTATGAACTGAGGAAACTCAGGAAAGAGCACTCCTTTTCCAGCTATCTCAATGTATCGCTCTCGGCTAACAGTGTTGAAGATTTCATTACCTTGGTTAAAGCCTTTGATGAGGTGGCAGATCTGGTGGAGTTGAACTTCTCCTGTCCTCATGCATCAGTCGGCTATGGGGCGTCAATTGGATGTGACCAGAATATTGCCGCTGAATATGTGCGATTGATCAAGGAAGCAACCAAGGAGTGCAAAGCACCCTTGTTTGTGAAACTTACCCCAAATGTCGATGATATCGGTCTGATAGCCAAGGCCGTAGTGGATAGTGGTGCCGATGGCTTGGTTGCAATCAATACCGTTGGCCCCATCGTCCACAAGGATCCAGGTTCAGGATTGCCCATCTTGCAGAACAAGCTTGGAGGCAAGGGCGGCAGTAGCGGTCATCATGTCTATGAACGAGCACTTTCAGCAATTCGGGAGATTCGCCAAGCCTGTGGTGATGATGTGCCGCTTATCGGTATGGGTGGAGTGAGCAGTGGAACGGAAGCTGCAGCCTTGATAGCTGCCGGTGCTGATGCTGTTGGGATCGGTTCAGCCCTCGGTACTGTCGACCAGAAGGCATGGCCTGAATACCTCGCTGCGGTGAAGCGAGAGGCAGAGGCTATTCTGAGCGGAGAAGATCCTGCGCAAAAGCAATCTACCTCCTATATCATCAAAGACCGACAGATGGCATATGAGAAACATCAGGTGGTGAAGAGTGAGCAGTATGGTAAGGATACCCGTATCATCACACTGGATGGCACGCTTTACTGCAAGGCAGGACAGTTCGCATTTCTGTGGATTCCAACCATCGGGGAGAAGCCATTCTCTGTTGCTCATAACGATCCATTGACCTTCATCGTCAAGAATCGGGGTCCTTTTTCAGCTGAACTTTGTGCCTTGCAGGTCGGAGATGATATCTATGTACGGGGACTTTACGGTGCACAACTGAACAATGAGAAGACCAAAAAAGCACTCTTGTTGGGTGGGGGTACCGGGGTGGCAGTACTTCCCAGTCTTGCCGACCAGTTGCAAGGGCAGGGAACTGAAATGAGTATTCTTGTAGGAACAAGTGAGAGTGTGGAAGGCAAAGCCTTGCTTGAGGAGGCCCTCTCATCCTATGGATCATTCACTTGTATTGCTGATGATGGCAGACCAGGAAGAGTACTGGACCTTCTGGACACTATCCCTCTGGATGACGAGCAGGCCTGTTATCTAGTAGGTCCTGAGGTTTTCATGGCTATCGCCTGTCGCAAGCTGTTGGCTCGGGGAGTCAAGGAGCATAATCTATACCTATCGATGGAGAGAACCACCCTCTGCGGTATAGGGATGTGTGGAGAGTGTGCCTGTGGTGACCGATTGACTTGCCGTTGGGGCACCTTCATGCAGTACGACTATCTGGCGAAAGAGGCGCCTGAATTAATTGCCTATGATTGACCCACATGTACATCTCCGTGACTGGAGTCAGAACGAGAAAGAAACCCTCTCCCATGGATTGGGGGTTGCGCTCACTTGCGGGATTGATGAGGTATTTGATATGCCTAATACGCAACCAACACTCACAGACCGTGAAAGTATTCTCAGACGTATCGAGGATGCTGAAGGGTGCGGTCTTGATGTTCGTTATCACCTGTATGCGGGGGTAACGCCTTCTGCCGAACAGATTCGTAGTGTGGTTTCCCTAGCACAGGAGCTCTTTCCTAAAGTTGTGGGGCTTAAGTTGTTTGCAGGTCATTCAACAGGAAATATGGGGCTCGTACAGGAGAGGGAACAGGCTCTTGTATATCGTACCTTGAAAGAGTGTGGTTACGAGGGGGTTGTTGCCCTGCATTGTGAAAAAGAGTCCCTGTTACATCCTGAGTTGTACGATCCTGCTGATTTCTCCACCCATAGCCTTGCACGGCCAGTAGAGGCAGAGGTTGCAAGTGTCTCAGACCAGTTGCAATTCTCACAGGAGGAAGGCTTCAGGGGACACCTTCATATCTGTCATCTGAGTAGTATTGAGGCCCTCCATGAAATCGAGAAAGCAAGGGCTAAGGGAGTTCGGGTCAGTTGTGCGGTCACCCCTCATCATGCTCTTCTCTCCAGTGAGGATGCAAAAGAGCGGACGCTGTACGCCAAGATGAATCCTCCTCTTCGCAGTGAAACCGAGCGTAGTACTCTCTTTGTTGCACTGTTGGAGGGAAGGGTAGACTGGATAGAGAGTGATCATGCTCCACATACGCTTCAGGATAAAGAGGCAGGGGCAAGTGGAATTCCTGGGTTCAGTGGCATTTTGCTCTTGGTCAAGAGATTGCTCGAGCAAGGAGCAACAAGACCCTTGTTGGAGCAGTTGTTGGGTAGACGGGTGCAGGAGGTGTTCAAACTCCCCATCCGAGACGTTTTTGTCCCATCCTACGATGACCTGGAATCGCTTTCTCTCAAGAGTGCCGCCGAGTATCCTTGGGACAGTTACCGTAACTTACGATTGCGTTAGGTTAAACCCTCCTGTATACTAGTGCAACCGGGAGGGAACCTTGATCGATTTACGGAGACATTCAAGCAGACATTTGGAGACGAAGCTCATTTTGCCGATTCCAGAGACACGGAAGTATGAGCGGGAAATTCACTATTATCTGTTTTCTCCTCCCCAACTCTATGTTAATCGCTCTACATACAGTGAAGAACGAATTCTTCACAAATTCCAGAGCCATGGAAGGTACTCCTCTCCTGAGATAACGCTTGAGGAGTTGCTTGATGACGAGAATTTGCTCAGCCCCCTTTCCATTCTCAAGCAGTACACCAAGGATCTCCTGATTGACCTGAATGCAGTACCTGAGCGGAAAGTAATCCATGAACTGCAGACGGTAGTGAACTCAGTACGTCATGAGACAAAGGCGTGCCTGAAGGATTGCAAGGATATGGTGAAACTTGGAATGCAGAGTGATCTGAACACCACATTGACAAACTGGTATATGAATGCCTCAACGCTTCTCAAAGTACTTAGAGGTATGATTTCAGCAATTCAGGAGAAGATTGATCAAGAGAGTCGCTTGCTGCTGGCCTTTCTCTGGACGGATGAGGCAGCGAGCCTGATCTGTGAAAAACATGCCCTCGACCTTTACATGGCATCCACCCCGATGAGGGATGAGATGCATAAGCAGATACTTGCAAAATTGATGCAGTTCTCCCGAGATGAGATGGAGTACCGTAGCAAGATGGAGTATCCAAGTGGCAGTACCAATGCCGAGACAGTGCAGTATAGAAAGGCAGTGTTGAAGAAGTGGACCCAATCAAGTCTCTATCTTGTCCCCAATATATCCAGGTGGCCGAAGCGGGTTTCTGAGATTCTAGCAGGAATTGCGGCCGGTGTTGCCATGGCCTTTGCAACCCTGACAACCATATTTGCAGAAGAGACCTTCATCAGAAACTCCTTCCAGTGGGCACTGATTGTCATCATCGGTTATGTGTTCAAGGATCGTATCAAGGAATGGCTGAGGCTCTTCTTCAATGCCGTGCTTCCCAAGATGATGGCCGATGAAATCTCCTCGTTTCTTTCCCCAAAGACCAATAAGAAGATTTGTTCGAGCAGGATCAGGCTCAAGTTTACCAGTCCTGATGACATTCCCTCAACAGTGAAGGAAATCCGTAAAGATAAGAACAATCCCTTCATGGATATGCTTCCCAAGGAAGACATCATCCATTATGTACGAGACCTGTCCATGCACCCCCTGTCCAAACAGGGGATGGCGAGGGACAGGTTTCCCAGGGAGAATAACTTCACCTTGGTTACCAGGATACGCCTCGATGATTTTCTCAAAGAGATGGATGATCCCAATGACGTGGTCTTCAGGATGGATCCGGATGCAGATGAACTTGATCAGCTCAACAGTGAACGTGTTTATCACCTGCATTTGGTCATACGTGAATACTCAAAGAAAGAAGACTTGGATATCTACAGCCACTACACGGTTGTACTGAACAAGAGCGGTATTGTCCGTCTTGAACAGATGCCGCTCGCCTAAAGCCCTATCTTGCTGGATGAGCCAGCCATCGCTTCTATGGTGAGCGAAATGATGTGATTCATCTCGAGCCCAAGTTTCTCAGCTCCTTGGGAGATGATATCCCGGTTCACTCCTGCGGCGAAGGCCTTGCTGGACCATTTCTTCTTAACAGATTTTACCGTCATCCCTTCCATCTTTAAAGGTCTCATCAATGCCGTTGCATATACCAAACCGGTCAACTCATCGATGGTGTAGAGAACCTTCTCCATGAAATGCTCAGGCTCTATGGTGCTGCAGATACCGTATCCGTGGCTGCATACTGCCCTGATGAATGCATCGTCCAATTCTATTTCTTTCAATAGCTCGGGCGCTTTCTGGCAATGTTCCTCAGGAAACATCCCATAGTCGATATCGTGGAGAAGTCCTACCAAGGACCAGTATTCCTCGTCGTATCCGTACTCCTTGGCGAACCTGCGCATGGTCTCCTCAACACAATAGGCATGATAGACCAGTGCTTCGTTAGGATTGTATTTTCTCAGCAATGCATCTGCTTCTTCTCTTGTAACCATCATTTTCCTCCTTGTTGCGAGTATAGAGTGTTTATACTGTTTCGAAAAGAGAGAAAAAATGCAGGTAACCCCTTTATTAGGCTAAACTGATTGTGGTAGTATTGTTTTGGTGCTTGCCAGACTGGTAGGCCATCTTGTTATGAGGAGGATCCCATGTCTACAGTAGACGACGGTGGCAGTATAAACCCCCTGCCTAGAAACACCCGAACGGCATCCTCCTATCCCCAATACCGGAATTAACAAGATTCTTCCTGCAAGGGGCTGGGTATGGATGCAAACACAGCCATGGAGGAAGTATGATCACCATCAGAAAGAATCTTATGAGCCAGATTCCCGGAGAACCCATCCAGGAGGCTCCCTACACTTGGGTCGATGCGAGGGATATCAACAGAGATGATATCACCCAGCTCGAAGAGAAATATGCCATTTCCAGTGAATTGCTCGCAGATATCATGGACCAGGACGAACAGGCCCGCATTGAACGTGAAGACGATTATGTTGCGTTAATCATGCGTCTGCCCGCCCTGGCCGATGATTGCAAAGGAATAAACCAGTATGCAGTGCCGCTTGGTATAGTGCTGGTTCGAGATACTGTCATCACCATCTGCCAGAGTGATAGTATCGTGCTTGAGGATTTTGCCAAAAACCGCTACCGGCAATATCCGGTGCAGACAGCTGAAGGGTTCGTGATCAGCATCCTTGGCCGCGCAGTCATGGTCTATATCCGGCTCCTCAAGTACATCAACCGCCAAAAGTCCCAGGTTGAGGAACAACTGCACAAGAGTATCATGAACTATGAATTGATCCAATTGCTGCAGATCCAGAAATCCTTGGTCTATTTCTCTACCAGTCTGACAACCAATGAAGCGCTGATGGAGCGAATGCAACGTACCCCATACTTCCGTCTGGAGAGTGAGGAAGAACGTGATTTCCTTGAAGATATCATTACAGACAACAAGCAGGCCATCGAGATGGCTAATATTTACTCCTCAATCCTGACTGGCACAATGGATGCATTTGCATCGGTCATCAGCAACAATATGAACGTCATCATGAAACGATTGACCATCATCTCGATCAGTTTGATGATCCCGACGTTTGTCACTGGATTCTATGGAATGAATATTGCCTTGCCCTACATGCATAGCCCTTTTGCCTGGATTGGTATCCTGGCATTCTGTGGTACCAGTGCATTGATTGGTGGTTGGGCACTCTCTGACCGGAGGAATGCACGGCTGGTCCAGCGCTCAGTACAGGGATCCCGTCAGGCCGAGAAAGAGCACCGCAAGAAAAAGCGAAAAAAACGAGGTCTCCCTGATTGATTCAATTCCATCTGTAATGGTATTATCCGCTCCGTTCTAGGGAGTACATCACAGATGGACAGTATTGAAGATCTCATGATTGCGTTCGAGGGAACGTATGTAGGCCAGTCCATGGCTGGCTTGGTCGAGTTGTATTCGACTATCGAAAACCAGACGAGTGTTTTCTGCACACAGTATAACATTGCTTGTGGAAGCGGATGTGGGACATGCTGTGAGCATTTTATGCCCGATATAACGGTAAGTGAAGCTCGATTGGTTGCTGCATATCTTCTCTTTGTCAAAAAAGATGAAACCCTTATCGAGGCACTGAATAGTGCAAGGGGCAATACCAGCGGGCCTTGCCCTCTCTATAACCCTGACTCCCCGTATCACTGTACGGTCTATCAAGCACGACCACTTATCTGTCGGTTGTTTGGAGCCTGCGCCAACCAAGGAAAGGATGGGAGGGCAGTGTTCAGGCGGTGCAAGTATAATGTGGAACAAACCATGCCATCCTCCCTGATCTTGGATGAGGATGTGCCGGTGATGCAGGACTATAGTTATGCACTGCGTTCCTTGGATGATGGCAACGGAAAGGTAGGGTACCTCAGTGATATGGTCTCAATCCTGGTTGAGCAGCTGCGATTTCTCGCAAACATGCTCACTCTGGACGATACCAACCCGGACGATACCCCAACCCCCCTTGCAAGTTAGCGGATAACCCTCAGCAAGTACCCGTTGAGATATTCAGATTCTGGGAAGGAAATCCTGATCGGGTGGTCATGTCCCTGACCGAGTTTCTGGAGAATCTGGATCTCTACCATTGCATCCTTTGCGCTCCAGGCAAGAATCATACGCAGCTGTTCTGCGCTGATGGCCGAACTACAGGAAAATGTTGCTATGATGCCACCGTCCTTGATCTTCTGCATTGCCAGGCGATTCAGGTCCTTGTAGGCTTTCTGGGCTCCTTCTGCTTGTGCCTTGGTCTGGGCAAGCTTGGGAGGGTCAAGAATCATGAGATCATAGTGGTCCTTCTCGATATGCCGCATCTGTTCAAAGATATCACACTGGGTAATTTCCACTTTCTCCCGGCTTCCCTCTGGAATGGTCTTGAGGTCCTGGTTTATGTGGATATGGACCAAGGCTTGTCTCAAGGCCTGTTCACTAGAGTCCAGAAGATCGACATGTTTTGCTCCAGCTCTCAGGGCATGGAGGGTGAACGCACCGGTGTAGGAGCATCCATCGAGTACCACTGCATCCTTTGCGTACGGCTCGATAACCCGTCTACTCTCCCGTTGGTCACAATAGAATCCACTTTTTTGCCCCTTTCCTGGTGCAACTTCATAGTAGAGGTTGTCTTCACGGAAACGGACAGGGTCCAGTTTCTTGGATGGAGTGAAGTATTGACCATCCTGGTAGTAGAGCAGGGTCTCCTTGAGGTGTTCTGCGGCAGCGAAAGCACTGTCTGTATTCAGAATGATCAAGGAAGGCTTGAGCATTGATTCCAATGTCTCCACGATGAGATCCTGGAAGTGATGAGCTACACGGCTGCTGATGATGATTCTCAACATGGTGCCGTATACATCCACCACCAAGCCAGGCAGATAGTCAGCCTCTGAAAAAATGATGCGGAAAGTAGTGGTTGCTCCTGCCTTGTCCTCAAAGAACATTTTTCTGCGTAGAACGCTTTGGGCAATGGTTTGCTTCCACCAGCGTTCATCTATAGTTTGGTTCTCATTCCAAGAGAGAAGACGAAGTGGGATATGACTTTCCTTGTCATACCATCCCCATGCAATGAATTGTCCTTCATCTGTTTCTGCTCTGGAGACTCCCGTTTCTAGAAGGGATATGTCATTTGCGATAGCGCCGCTGAAGACCCATGGATGGTGACGTAAGAGTTGTTTCTCCTTGCCACCTTTAATTGTAATGGTTTGCATGGGTACACAATAGCGGAGAGTACTTCTTTTGTCAAAACGTAGGGTCTTTCTTTTGTCGAAACGTTTGTTGACTTGCCACCGTTCTATGTTCGATAATGGCGATATGTTGAAACCGTTGCAAAAGGCGATCCTCTTCGATATGGACGGTACCCTCATTGATACCATTGAGGATATCCGTAGTGCTTTCAATGCTGCTCTTTCCTTGGAGGGACTGCCTCCATTTTCAGTGACATTGACAAAACAGGTTGTTGGACGAGGGCTCTACAATGCACTTAAGGGTGCTCTTTCCTATTATAACCACCCCGTTGAGGAAGCTCGGTTTGCATACCTCTATCAGTCAATGATGGACCATTATCAGAAACACTATGCTGATAAGAGTCATCCCTATGAAGGCATCCTTCCGCTTCTTGATAGATTGGAGGACTCTGGGATTGCTCTAGGTATTCTTTCGAACAAAGAGGATGTCCTTACACAAAAGATCGTACAAAAACTACTTCCCCAGTATTCTTTTGCATCTGTGAGAGGATTGGTAGAGGGCTCTCCCAGAAAGCCCGATCGGTATGCCATTGACCTTTTTTGCAGTAGGCAGGGTGTAAACGTAGGAGAACTCTGTTACATTGGGGATAGTGAAGTGGATTATCAGACTGCCCAGAATGCTGGGTGTTCTCATATTTTGGTCTCGTGGGGATTCAGACCGAAGGAAGAACTGCAAGCACTTCCTGGCTCTGTGGTTGTCGATACGGTAGATGAATTGGAGGATGCAATCTATGGCGTACAATGAGAAAGATCTGAGAAGCAAGGCTGAAGCCTATCTACAAGCAGAGGACCAGCAGGTATTCAAGGAAGCTGTTGAACAAGAACTTACAAGTGGAAACTGGGAAGCGCTGTATGATCGTTTTTATACCAGTCTTTCCTTCGGCACCGCAGGAATGAGGGGCGTCATTGGTGGTGGCACCAACCGAATCAATACCTACATGGTTCGTAAGGTTACCCAAGGCTTGAGTGAGTATCTCTGTGAGGCTTCCAGCAATCCATCAGTGGTCATTGCGTACGACAGTCGTAACTATAGTGACCTGTTTGCCAATGAAGCAGCTCTGGTGCTTGCAGCAAATGGGGTTTCTGTTTTTCTCTATCCGGTACTGCACCCCGTCCCGATGCTCAGCTTTGCAGTGCGCTATCTGCAAACCACCGCTGGTATTGTGATCACTGCCAGCCATAATCCGTCCCAGTACAATGGCTATAAAGTCTACTGGAAGGATGGAGGACAGGTAACTCCTCCCCATGATTTTGGAATTGCTGAACGTGCAAATGCGGTGAAAGCAAAGGATATCAAGAAGATCAGCGTTGAAAGTGCCCGTTCCAAGGGTTTGCTTGTCCCTGTTCCTGAAAAGGTCGATCAAGCATACTTTCATACTGCGTTGCAGAATCTGAGACGCCCGGCCTTGGTGCAGAATAATCCAATTACGGTGGTGTACACCCCTTTGCATGGTTCAGGCAATCTCCCTTTGCAGCATCTGCTCTCCCAGGTTGGGATCAAGTGTGTGGTCGTGGAGGAACAACAGGAACCAGATGGAAATTTTCCCACCGTTCCCTTGCCCAATCCGGAACATCCAGAGGCGATGAAGATGGCCTTAGCGCTTGCCAAGCGAGAGAAAGCTGACATTGTACTGGGAACCGACCCTGATGCGGACAGGCTGGGGATCGCCATTCCGCTTTCGGAAAAGAAAGATGTATATCATCTACTCACGGGTAACCAGATTGCTGTATTGCTTACCGATTACCTGATGGGGGCTGATCGTGAGAATCAAGAGAAGAAAACCCCTCTGGTGGTGAAGAGTCTGGTCACCACTGATTTGGTGAAGAGAATTGTCGAGAGCCAGGGGGGACGATGCAAGGATGTTCTCACTGGTTTCAAGTATATTGCAGAGGAGATTGCTTCTCTGGAAGGTCCGAAAGGAGAGCGTGAATATTTCCTGTTCGGATGTGAAGAGAGCTACGGATACCTGACCCTTCCCCAGGTACGTGACAAGGATGCCATCAGCAGCGCTCTGATGAGTGTTGAGATGATGTGCCACTGGTCCAGCAAAGGATTGACCCTCAAGGATCGATTGGATCAGATTTATGATACATGGGGGTTCTCTACAGAATCGGTCTTTGCAAAGGACTATGAAGGAGCATCAGGGAAGGAGAAAATGGCTCAGATTATGGCCGGGTTGCGAAAACTCAATGTGGGTGATGAGTTGGCCGGGCATACAATTACCAGCAAGCAGGATCTGCTTGACGGGAAACAAACAGAATTCCCTCCCAGTGATGTCCTTATCCTCTTCCTGGAGGGTGGAGACAAGATAGTGGTACGACCAAGTGGAACTGAACCAAAAATCAAATACTACTTCTTCTTCTCTGCGGAGGGAACAGACCGTACCGAGTTCGAACAGAACCTGGGTGCACGGATAGACGCATATAAGGCGGCCCTCTCGTGATTACTTGCTATTTACTGCAACGACAGAACAAAGAAAACCTCACACTCTCTCCCTACCTTGATACCAACCGGGTAGGAAACTGGAGTGAAGATGAGCAGGTTGTGCTCAAGAGTAGTGGAATGCTGACAAAGAACCAGAAGGATGAAGTTTCCTATGCGCTCTATGCTGCCATTGATTTCAGTGTCGATCGCTGGATCCAGAACAAGCAGTACATCCCAAGGCTCTTGATCTCGGCAGTTGTGTTCACCGCTTCCTATTTCTTTATGTCATTGGCAATCAGGGATCCTCTGCCCATGGTTGATGAATTGCTCATCAGCGGTGGTCTTGTGGTGCTTGCCTGGAGTTATCTTGCCAAGAAGGACACTCGCTCATCTGTCGCGCAAAGAAGGCGCTATGAGCTGAAGTTGCGCTGTGGGGAGAGAGAACAGGAAATCGATGAACAGTTGTTTGCTGTTGAATCGTTTCTTGATGAAGCTTCTTCTACCGATCCGCTTGAACTTTCCAACAGTCTTGCCTTGGTCTCCTCGGAGCCTCTCAAACCAATCAGCTATGATGGTTCGAATGAGACGCTGAAAGAACTAGGGGACTTATTGGCTCGGTACCTAAGCCTCTACAACAAAAGTCTCTACAGGATGGCACTAAAAGTTCATAATCAGCGGATGCAACGTAAAAAAGATGAGCGTCTTGCTGCCCGTCTGTTTCACCAGAGCATGCAGAAGAGACTTGATATCGGACTGCTTGCCTTGTTGGTCTCTCTTATGGAGCTGTAGCTGAAGTAAAATTCAGCCCGTGGGGTCTTTCTTGTATATGGAAGACCTTTTTCATCCATTGAAACTCTTGCTCCCTTTATTCACACTGGCTATCTACTTGGCCTGCCGTGGGTCAGGTCTTTTCGCCTATCCCCTGCTAGTGGGAGTGGCCTTGGGTGTTCTTGTGCTCATTGTGGCGCCATTCTTTCCTTCCTGCGCACGATCCTTGATCATACTCACATCCCTCGTATACTGTTTTTACCTGTTGTTGGGTAGAGGCATTGCCAGCAGTACTCCTTCCTTTGCAATTCCTCAAGATAGAATCGTGAGCTTGGAAGGAACCTTGCAGGAGGATTCATCACTGTCCCGTAGTGGAGACCAGCTGCTGCGTCTTACATTGACAGGGTGTGCAACCAAAGGGGGCTATGGGGGAAGTGCCAAAGGAGTAATCCCGGTTCTGGTTCCTGTAGAAGAGATATTGGTAGCCTCCAGTACTGTCCAGGTTTGGGGGCAGTGGGACGATACAGGATCAGTCTTCTATGCAGGGGATATGCAGGTACTTGAGATCCCTCCATTTGCACTTTGGCGCCGAGCCATGCTCGAACGTTTGCAAGGACGTCTGGAAGTGTGTATTGAGGATGCAAATGTAAGGGCTCTTGCTTCCCTTCTGCTTTTGGGACAGTTGAGCGGGGAATCCTTCGCTCTCAAGGACAAGGCAATCCTCTGTGGATGTGCCCATATCCTAGCCCTATCTGGAATGCACCTGCATTTTTTCATTTTTCTTGCAGGTATAGGGTCCAAGCGTCTCTTCGGTTCCTACTGGGGCAAGCGTTTTGCACTCGTCGTCCCCTGTCTCTATGTATTGGCTGTGGGGCCGAAACCTTCATTGCTCAGGGCCTTGGGTATGTGTTTGTTTCAATTGGGACCGTTTGCGAAACAATTTCCCTTGCTCACCCCTTTCTATCTCACGGGGTTTCTGCAGGTATGGATCTTTCCCAACTCGGTTGTACATTTTGCATTTCTCTACAGTTATGCTGCCTTTTCCATGATACTCTTCGGCAGTGGTCTGCCTAGATTGCCCCTTATAAGCACAACGCTTGCTGTTCTTGGCACAGGCCCTGCCAGTATGATGCTTACTGGTTCCTGGAATCCAGCAGGCTTGCTCTACAGTGTTCCTGCAACCCTCCTGATCAATCTTGCTATGTTGTTCAGTTTTCTTGCACTCTTGTGTGGCCCCTGGTGTTCATATCCCCTCAAACTTGTCTATTGGGGAATCGATGCATTGCTTACCTTTGGGAGTGATC
This sequence is a window from uncultured Sphaerochaeta sp.. Protein-coding genes within it:
- a CDS encoding phospho-sugar mutase, encoding MAYNEKDLRSKAEAYLQAEDQQVFKEAVEQELTSGNWEALYDRFYTSLSFGTAGMRGVIGGGTNRINTYMVRKVTQGLSEYLCEASSNPSVVIAYDSRNYSDLFANEAALVLAANGVSVFLYPVLHPVPMLSFAVRYLQTTAGIVITASHNPSQYNGYKVYWKDGGQVTPPHDFGIAERANAVKAKDIKKISVESARSKGLLVPVPEKVDQAYFHTALQNLRRPALVQNNPITVVYTPLHGSGNLPLQHLLSQVGIKCVVVEEQQEPDGNFPTVPLPNPEHPEAMKMALALAKREKADIVLGTDPDADRLGIAIPLSEKKDVYHLLTGNQIAVLLTDYLMGADRENQEKKTPLVVKSLVTTDLVKRIVESQGGRCKDVLTGFKYIAEEIASLEGPKGEREYFLFGCEESYGYLTLPQVRDKDAISSALMSVEMMCHWSSKGLTLKDRLDQIYDTWGFSTESVFAKDYEGASGKEKMAQIMAGLRKLNVGDELAGHTITSKQDLLDGKQTEFPPSDVLILFLEGGDKIVVRPSGTEPKIKYYFFFSAEGTDRTEFEQNLGARIDAYKAALS
- a CDS encoding class I SAM-dependent rRNA methyltransferase yields the protein MQTITIKGGKEKQLLRHHPWVFSGAIANDISLLETGVSRAETDEGQFIAWGWYDKESHIPLRLLSWNENQTIDERWWKQTIAQSVLRRKMFFEDKAGATTTFRIIFSEADYLPGLVVDVYGTMLRIIISSRVAHHFQDLIVETLESMLKPSLIILNTDSAFAAAEHLKETLLYYQDGQYFTPSKKLDPVRFREDNLYYEVAPGKGQKSGFYCDQRESRRVIEPYAKDAVVLDGCSYTGAFTLHALRAGAKHVDLLDSSEQALRQALVHIHINQDLKTIPEGSREKVEITQCDIFEQMRHIEKDHYDLMILDPPKLAQTKAQAEGAQKAYKDLNRLAMQKIKDGGIIATFSCSSAISAEQLRMILAWSAKDAMVEIQILQKLGQGHDHPIRISFPESEYLNGYLLRVIR
- a CDS encoding ComEC/Rec2 family competence protein, which encodes MEDLFHPLKLLLPLFTLAIYLACRGSGLFAYPLLVGVALGVLVLIVAPFFPSCARSLIILTSLVYCFYLLLGRGIASSTPSFAIPQDRIVSLEGTLQEDSSLSRSGDQLLRLTLTGCATKGGYGGSAKGVIPVLVPVEEILVASSTVQVWGQWDDTGSVFYAGDMQVLEIPPFALWRRAMLERLQGRLEVCIEDANVRALASLLLLGQLSGESFALKDKAILCGCAHILALSGMHLHFFIFLAGIGSKRLFGSYWGKRFALVVPCLYVLAVGPKPSLLRALGMCLFQLGPFAKQFPLLTPFYLTGFLQVWIFPNSVVHFAFLYSYAAFSMILFGSGLPRLPLISTTLAVLGTGPASMMLTGSWNPAGLLYSVPATLLINLAMLFSFLALLCGPWCSYPLKLVYWGIDALLTFGSDQAWMLSWGSYTLFVLVLLTSLIAIGYAKRVLQIKRRREYALELCLRFATCDQRSVAERGTGDDQEIWTELPDLETGP
- a CDS encoding HAD family hydrolase, with the translated sequence MLKPLQKAILFDMDGTLIDTIEDIRSAFNAALSLEGLPPFSVTLTKQVVGRGLYNALKGALSYYNHPVEEARFAYLYQSMMDHYQKHYADKSHPYEGILPLLDRLEDSGIALGILSNKEDVLTQKIVQKLLPQYSFASVRGLVEGSPRKPDRYAIDLFCSRQGVNVGELCYIGDSEVDYQTAQNAGCSHILVSWGFRPKEELQALPGSVVVDTVDELEDAIYGVQ